A genomic region of Phragmites australis chromosome 2, lpPhrAust1.1, whole genome shotgun sequence contains the following coding sequences:
- the LOC133910074 gene encoding LOW QUALITY PROTEIN: indole-3-pyruvate monooxygenase YUCCA6-like (The sequence of the model RefSeq protein was modified relative to this genomic sequence to represent the inferred CDS: deleted 1 base in 1 codon), giving the protein MDPWSEIEGKRAHDPIFQRFSQNQNHRQPVENCCEEKSVDAVVARSERCTCIWVSGPIIVGAGPSGLAVAACLKEKGVGSLILERSNCIASLWQLKTYDRLSLHLPRQFCELPLMPFPADYPIYPSKQQFVAYLESYAARFGICPTYNRTVVHAEYDEQLLLWRVSTRTSDSMGEEVEYVSRWLVVATGENAEAVQPDIDGLQEFQGTVMHTSAYKSGSTFTGRRVLVVGCGNSGMEVCLDLCNHNAEPHIVVRDAVHILPREMLGQSTFGLSMWLLKWLPVHVVDRILLLIARAMLGDTAQLGLKRPSFGPLELKSLSGKTPVLDVGTFAKIKSGNIKVQSAIRRISGREVEFVDGRSEEFDAIVLATGYKSNVPFWLKDRELFSEKDGLPRKAFPNGWKGENGIYSVGFTRRGLMGTSVDARRIAHDIEQQWKAEGMHLDGVPLALVGVVCHDDGRCVIAHKLVNTSSGRFGESDTIFADFRGALEVPKVVILLLCCLLFSACIGYVLSIFVLFGY; this is encoded by the exons ATGGATCCTTGGAGTGAAATTGAGGGCAAGAGAGCCCATGATCCTATCTTCCAACGTTTCAGCCAAAATCAAAACCATCGCCAACCTGTTGAGAACTGCTGCGAGGAAAAGAGCGTGGATGCTGTCGTTGCTCGCTCCGAGCGATGTACATGTATCTGGGTCTCAGGGCCAATTATCGTGGGTGCAGGACCATCAGGTCTTGCCGTCGCAGCATGTCTCAAGGAGAAGGGGGTCGGCAGCCTTATTCTTGAGCGCTCCAACTGCATAGCTTCCCTCTGGCAGCTCAAGACGTATGACCGTCTCAGCCTTCATCTTCCCCGGCAATTCTGTGAGCTTCCCCTCATGCCTTTCCCTGCCGACTACCCTATCTATCCCTCAAAGCAGCAGTTTGTAGCTTATCTGGAGAGCTATGCTGCAAGGTTCGGCATCTGTCCCACGTACAACCGCACAGTGGTACATGCAGAGTATGATGAGCAGCTTCTGTTATGGCGCGTGAGCACGCGAACTTCTGACTCAATGGGAGAAGAGGTGGAGTATGTGTCTCGGTGGCTTGTTGTTGCGACTGGTGAGAACGCTGAGGCTGTGCAGCCAGACATTGATGGCCTACAAGAGTTCCAGGGAACAGTTATGCACACCAGCGCATACAAAAGCGGCAGCACATTCACGGGGAGGCGTGTTCTCGTCGTCGGGTGTGGCAACTCCGGCATGGAGGTGTGCCTAGACCTCTGCAACCACAATGCGGAGCCCCATATTGTAGTAAGAGATGCT GTGCACATCTTGCCCAGGGAGATGCTGGGTCAGTCCACCTTTGGGCTGTCAATGTGGCTGCTCAAGTGGCTCCCAGTACACGTGGTGGACCGTATTCTACTGCTCATAGCACGGGCCATGCTTGGGGATACTGCTCAACTCGGGTTAAAGCGTCCTAGCTTTGGTCCTCTCGAGCTTAAATCACTCTCAGGGAAGACCCCAGTTCTTGACGTTGGCACATTTGCAAAGATTAAGTCTGGTAATATCAAG GTACAATCTGCCATAAGACGGATATCAGGAAGAGAGGTAGAATTTGTGGATGGTCGGTCGGAGGAGTTTGATGCTATTGTGCTTGCAACTGGCTACAAGAGCAATGTTCCCTTCTGGTTGAAG GACCGGGAGTTATTTTCCGAAAAAGATGGCTTGCCAAGAAAAGCATTTCCAAACGGGTGGAAGGGTGAGAATGGCATTTACTCGGTCGGATTCACCCGGCGTGGACTGATGGGGACATCAGTCGATGCCAGAAGGATCGCTCACGACATCGAGCAGCAGTGGAAGGCCGAAGGGATGCATCTGGAT GGTGTTCCTCTAGCTCTCGTCGGTGTTGTTTGCCATGATGACGGGAGGTGTGTCATCGCTCATAAGCTTGTGAATACTAGCAGTGGTAGGTTTGGTGAGAGTGATACGATATTTGCCGACTTCAGGGGTGCCCTTGAAGTTCCAAAGGTTGTAATTCTGCTGCTCTGTTGCTTGCTTTTCAGTGCTTGTATAGGGTATGTACTGTCAatttttgtgttgtttggtTATTGA